atgtacatttatttctcTCCTGTAGATGATTGTGTGTTTGAGGCTGACAGGAAATTGAAACTTGTGACAGAAAACCAGCAGCAGTATGTGGTTCCTGTTTCAGTGCCTCCTACTCTACCTACCGAATGCTCTGTCACTGTGAGTGCTAACAACAGCAGCACTGTAGCTATGCCAACACTCTGTAAAAACAACATCTTTGGTTCAGTAATCATCAATGCCAACACTTCTGGCACTTCCTGCAGTGGTATGTTAACATAATCagtaaacaaattattttattatctctGACTCAAGGGGGGagatgttttgatttttttatttagtagGGCTTCTGTTGAGCAGATGCACTGCTTGTTGACTCTCATGTTAATGCATTCTGTTAACACAGTGGTAGgacacaaatgtgttttgttgttttaatagaAAAAGTCAATGCCCAGTTTGCATGAGTCATTCACTTTCTCTCAAATTTCTCAGTAAATGCaggaggagaagcagcagacaCAATCTCAGGTACCACATAGTTCTTGTGTTGACTAATATTGAACGCATATGAGTCTGACACATTCCATCGTGATTCATCCACATATCACTTATATGAAATGTCCTTATTTATGCAGTTGTTGCAGTACTGTCAGTAGAAAGGAAGTATAGCACACTGCAGTGACCACacatggaaataaaagaaaaaagagaagtgtTGGTTACTTTAGAAATGTATTGTCCCAAATAAATAGTGTCAGTCCATTTCCTATTAATTAAAACTCTAAAATGGTTTTAGATGTTAGGTGTTTGTCTGTTCTTGGTGGTGGTACTATTAATCAGTATTATTTAGTAGTATGTACTATTTTTAGTTTTACTGGTATCATTGATGATAACATGAActataatttaaatttaaagagCCTCCACTCAAATGTGAGTTTGTACAGATATGCTGGAATGACAGTTTGTTGTGAGGTTTATTTCCTCTTTGACAACTAATGCAGGCTTTGGTTTTGTTACCTAGAATATCAAACTGTGGatttacagatttattttttctgcaaCATAAgcagaaaatgtaattactaatatttattcaaattgatttttcttttgtgctaAACAGATGATGCAGTTCTACAGAAACACCTGCAAAGTCACAAAGCCACCATAAAGAAGAAAATTGAGTGCATATTTGAGGGCAAAAAggatgtaaaaaataaaatacatcttAAGAAAGTTTATACGCAGGTCTTCATCACAGAAGGAGAACTCAAAGAGGTCAATAATGAACATGAAATTCTGAAGATTGACAAAGcttttaatatgaaaaaatcTCAGGACACTCCAATCAACTGTAATCAAATTTTCAACTTGccatggaaaaatgaaaagaacaagCTTGTGTTGACCAAAGGAGTTGCTGGCATTGGAAAAACAGTTTCTGTTCAGAAATTCATTCTTGATTGGGCAGAGGGAGATGCAAACCAGGATATAGACTGCATGTTTCTTCTTCCATTTCGAGAGATTAACTTGGTTAAAGATGGAGAGTACAGTTTTCATGAATTGCTGTTGGAATTCTACCCTGAACTGGACAAACTGAAGGAAACAAAAATCTATGAAGACTACAAGCTTGCATTCATCTTTGATGGGCTTGATGAGAGTCGACTTCCATTGGATTTCAACAGCAAAATAGTGTGCAGCGTAACAAAGAAAGCATCTGTGGATGCCCTGATTACAAATCTCGTCAAAGGAAACATACTTCCTTCTACCCAGATCTGGATAACCTCCCGACCAGCAGCAGCTCATCACATTCCTTCAGAGCATGTGAGCTTATTCACAGAGGTGCGAGGCTTCACTGATGCACAGAAGGAGGAATACTTCAAAAAGAGGATACTGGATGAGAATAAAGCTTCTAAAATCATCTACCATATTAAGACTTCTCGCAGCCTGTACATCATGTGTCACATACCTGTCTTCTGCTGGATCACAGCTACTGTTCTGCAGGCAATGCTGGTGGAAAACCATGGAGAAGACATTCCCACCACACTGACTGAAATGTACATCCATTTCCTTCTTATACAGATGAACATAAAGAACCAGAAGTATGACATGAAATATGAGCGAGACATGAAAAAGCTGATGGAATCCAACAGAGAGATGATCTTGAAACTGGCCAAGCTGGCATTTGAACAACTGAAAAAGAAGAATATAATGTTCTATGAAAATGACCTGAGAGAGTCTGGCATTGATGTCACTGAAGACTCTGAGTTCAGTGGTATTTGCACCGAGATCTTCAAGCAAGAATCTGTACTTCATGAGGAGAAGGTTTACTGTTTCATACATTTGAGTGTTCAAGAGTTCCTCGCTGCCCTCCATGTGTTCTGTTGCTACCTGAACAAAAACTTTGATGAGCTGCAGTTTTTCTTTGACGACTACCCTCCTCGTCCTGCTAGTGTTAAGTTGGATCTCTTACTGAAGAAGGCCGTTGACAGAGCCAAGCAGAATGAGAGAGGTCATTTAGATCTTTTCTTGCGTTTCCTGCTGGGCATCTCTCTGGAGTCCAGCCAGAAATTCCTGAATGGCCTGCtgccacacacagaaaaaaccAAAAAGAGCATTGATAAAGTAATCCAGCACATCAGGCAGATGCAGAACAAAACTGTCCCAGTACTGTCCCCTGAGACATCCATCAATAACTTCTTCTGCCTGCTCGAACTCA
The sequence above is a segment of the Electrophorus electricus isolate fEleEle1 chromosome 16, fEleEle1.pri, whole genome shotgun sequence genome. Coding sequences within it:
- the LOC113591736 gene encoding NACHT, LRR and PYD domains-containing protein 12-like isoform X2, whose amino-acid sequence is MRCKFRTHIQLQKRCSHTNGSVRFRTTRKENGDDCVFEADRKLKLVTENQQQYVVPVSVPPTLPTECSVTVSANNSSTVAMPTLCKNNIFGSVIINANTSGTSCSVNAGGEAADTISDDAVLQKHLQSHKATIKKKIECIFEGKKDVKNKIHLKKVYTQVFITEGELKEVNNEHEILKIDKAFNMKKSQDTPINCNQIFNLPWKNEKNKLVLTKGVAGIGKTVSVQKFILDWAEGDANQDIDCMFLLPFREINLVKDGEYSFHELLLEFYPELDKLKETKIYEDYKLAFIFDGLDESRLPLDFNSKIVCSVTKKASVDALITNLVKGNILPSTQIWITSRPAAAHHIPSEHVSLFTEVRGFTDAQKEEYFKKRILDENKASKIIYHIKTSRSLYIMCHIPVFCWITATVLQAMLVENHGEDIPTTLTEMYIHFLLIQMNIKNQKYDMKYERDMKKLMESNREMILKLAKLAFEQLKKKNIMFYENDLRESGIDVTEDSEFSGICTEIFKQESVLHEEKVYCFIHLSVQEFLAALHVFCCYLNKNFDELQFFFDDYPPRPASVKLDLLLKKAVDRAKQNERGHLDLFLRFLLGISLESSQKFLNGLLPHTEKTKKSIDKVIQHIRQMQNKTVPVLSPETSINNFFCLLELKERSHYNQIKKYLNMEAFPERELSSSNCSALAYMLLMSEEVLDEFDPKKYNTSSAACRRLVPVVRCCRKALFAGCELTESCCEVVSVALQADNSPLRELDLSDNYSIGGGVKQLSDGLKSSHCKLEILRLAQCHFTQNSCTELVSALGSISSFLKELDLSGNDLEDSGLKQLLAGFQNSYCKLNTLRLGWCNLTEKSSALLSSILHCGSDHPLRVLDLSNNDLQDTGVKMLSAGLENPNCRLEILGLSGCSITEEGCSSLASALTSNPSHLKELDLTYNHPGESGVKLLSARLQDQQCKLLLKTDPKGEKFIKAGLKKYARVLTFDPNTAHQNLYLSDANRKVTNMNKNQQHPYHPDRFEMFSHVLCKDSQSDRCYWEVDFKDADCIIGVTYEEIQRKEFEISLCDPKAQFDSNPVSWCLRCISTGYEVCHDSVYIKIHAPDSKSSRIGVYLDWPAGKLSFYSISSDTQILNHIHTFQAAFQKPLYPAFTVHTGSVSLCQMN
- the LOC113591736 gene encoding NACHT, LRR and PYD domains-containing protein 12-like isoform X1, with product MFLFVCENASEFSLACLAIVLSVLFWRWRSKQTITSQNSKDDCVFEADRKLKLVTENQQQYVVPVSVPPTLPTECSVTVSANNSSTVAMPTLCKNNIFGSVIINANTSGTSCSVNAGGEAADTISDDAVLQKHLQSHKATIKKKIECIFEGKKDVKNKIHLKKVYTQVFITEGELKEVNNEHEILKIDKAFNMKKSQDTPINCNQIFNLPWKNEKNKLVLTKGVAGIGKTVSVQKFILDWAEGDANQDIDCMFLLPFREINLVKDGEYSFHELLLEFYPELDKLKETKIYEDYKLAFIFDGLDESRLPLDFNSKIVCSVTKKASVDALITNLVKGNILPSTQIWITSRPAAAHHIPSEHVSLFTEVRGFTDAQKEEYFKKRILDENKASKIIYHIKTSRSLYIMCHIPVFCWITATVLQAMLVENHGEDIPTTLTEMYIHFLLIQMNIKNQKYDMKYERDMKKLMESNREMILKLAKLAFEQLKKKNIMFYENDLRESGIDVTEDSEFSGICTEIFKQESVLHEEKVYCFIHLSVQEFLAALHVFCCYLNKNFDELQFFFDDYPPRPASVKLDLLLKKAVDRAKQNERGHLDLFLRFLLGISLESSQKFLNGLLPHTEKTKKSIDKVIQHIRQMQNKTVPVLSPETSINNFFCLLELKERSHYNQIKKYLNMEAFPERELSSSNCSALAYMLLMSEEVLDEFDPKKYNTSSAACRRLVPVVRCCRKALFAGCELTESCCEVVSVALQADNSPLRELDLSDNYSIGGGVKQLSDGLKSSHCKLEILRLAQCHFTQNSCTELVSALGSISSFLKELDLSGNDLEDSGLKQLLAGFQNSYCKLNTLRLGWCNLTEKSSALLSSILHCGSDHPLRVLDLSNNDLQDTGVKMLSAGLENPNCRLEILGLSGCSITEEGCSSLASALTSNPSHLKELDLTYNHPGESGVKLLSARLQDQQCKLLLKTDPKGEKFIKAGLKKYARVLTFDPNTAHQNLYLSDANRKVTNMNKNQQHPYHPDRFEMFSHVLCKDSQSDRCYWEVDFKDADCIIGVTYEEIQRKEFEISLCDPKAQFDSNPVSWCLRCISTGYEVCHDSVYIKIHAPDSKSSRIGVYLDWPAGKLSFYSISSDTQILNHIHTFQAAFQKPLYPAFTVHTGSVSLCQMN
- the LOC113591736 gene encoding NACHT, LRR and PYD domains-containing protein 12-like isoform X3, yielding MFLFDDCVFEADRKLKLVTENQQQYVVPVSVPPTLPTECSVTVSANNSSTVAMPTLCKNNIFGSVIINANTSGTSCSVNAGGEAADTISDDAVLQKHLQSHKATIKKKIECIFEGKKDVKNKIHLKKVYTQVFITEGELKEVNNEHEILKIDKAFNMKKSQDTPINCNQIFNLPWKNEKNKLVLTKGVAGIGKTVSVQKFILDWAEGDANQDIDCMFLLPFREINLVKDGEYSFHELLLEFYPELDKLKETKIYEDYKLAFIFDGLDESRLPLDFNSKIVCSVTKKASVDALITNLVKGNILPSTQIWITSRPAAAHHIPSEHVSLFTEVRGFTDAQKEEYFKKRILDENKASKIIYHIKTSRSLYIMCHIPVFCWITATVLQAMLVENHGEDIPTTLTEMYIHFLLIQMNIKNQKYDMKYERDMKKLMESNREMILKLAKLAFEQLKKKNIMFYENDLRESGIDVTEDSEFSGICTEIFKQESVLHEEKVYCFIHLSVQEFLAALHVFCCYLNKNFDELQFFFDDYPPRPASVKLDLLLKKAVDRAKQNERGHLDLFLRFLLGISLESSQKFLNGLLPHTEKTKKSIDKVIQHIRQMQNKTVPVLSPETSINNFFCLLELKERSHYNQIKKYLNMEAFPERELSSSNCSALAYMLLMSEEVLDEFDPKKYNTSSAACRRLVPVVRCCRKALFAGCELTESCCEVVSVALQADNSPLRELDLSDNYSIGGGVKQLSDGLKSSHCKLEILRLAQCHFTQNSCTELVSALGSISSFLKELDLSGNDLEDSGLKQLLAGFQNSYCKLNTLRLGWCNLTEKSSALLSSILHCGSDHPLRVLDLSNNDLQDTGVKMLSAGLENPNCRLEILGLSGCSITEEGCSSLASALTSNPSHLKELDLTYNHPGESGVKLLSARLQDQQCKLLLKTDPKGEKFIKAGLKKYARVLTFDPNTAHQNLYLSDANRKVTNMNKNQQHPYHPDRFEMFSHVLCKDSQSDRCYWEVDFKDADCIIGVTYEEIQRKEFEISLCDPKAQFDSNPVSWCLRCISTGYEVCHDSVYIKIHAPDSKSSRIGVYLDWPAGKLSFYSISSDTQILNHIHTFQAAFQKPLYPAFTVHTGSVSLCQMN
- the LOC113591736 gene encoding NACHT, LRR and PYD domains-containing protein 12-like isoform X4, with the translated sequence MLCHLNAGGEAADTISDDAVLQKHLQSHKATIKKKIECIFEGKKDVKNKIHLKKVYTQVFITEGELKEVNNEHEILKIDKAFNMKKSQDTPINCNQIFNLPWKNEKNKLVLTKGVAGIGKTVSVQKFILDWAEGDANQDIDCMFLLPFREINLVKDGEYSFHELLLEFYPELDKLKETKIYEDYKLAFIFDGLDESRLPLDFNSKIVCSVTKKASVDALITNLVKGNILPSTQIWITSRPAAAHHIPSEHVSLFTEVRGFTDAQKEEYFKKRILDENKASKIIYHIKTSRSLYIMCHIPVFCWITATVLQAMLVENHGEDIPTTLTEMYIHFLLIQMNIKNQKYDMKYERDMKKLMESNREMILKLAKLAFEQLKKKNIMFYENDLRESGIDVTEDSEFSGICTEIFKQESVLHEEKVYCFIHLSVQEFLAALHVFCCYLNKNFDELQFFFDDYPPRPASVKLDLLLKKAVDRAKQNERGHLDLFLRFLLGISLESSQKFLNGLLPHTEKTKKSIDKVIQHIRQMQNKTVPVLSPETSINNFFCLLELKERSHYNQIKKYLNMEAFPERELSSSNCSALAYMLLMSEEVLDEFDPKKYNTSSAACRRLVPVVRCCRKALFAGCELTESCCEVVSVALQADNSPLRELDLSDNYSIGGGVKQLSDGLKSSHCKLEILRLAQCHFTQNSCTELVSALGSISSFLKELDLSGNDLEDSGLKQLLAGFQNSYCKLNTLRLGWCNLTEKSSALLSSILHCGSDHPLRVLDLSNNDLQDTGVKMLSAGLENPNCRLEILGLSGCSITEEGCSSLASALTSNPSHLKELDLTYNHPGESGVKLLSARLQDQQCKLLLKTDPKGEKFIKAGLKKYARVLTFDPNTAHQNLYLSDANRKVTNMNKNQQHPYHPDRFEMFSHVLCKDSQSDRCYWEVDFKDADCIIGVTYEEIQRKEFEISLCDPKAQFDSNPVSWCLRCISTGYEVCHDSVYIKIHAPDSKSSRIGVYLDWPAGKLSFYSISSDTQILNHIHTFQAAFQKPLYPAFTVHTGSVSLCQMN
- the LOC113591736 gene encoding NACHT, LRR and PYD domains-containing protein 12-like isoform X5, yielding MFLFDDAVLQKHLQSHKATIKKKIECIFEGKKDVKNKIHLKKVYTQVFITEGELKEVNNEHEILKIDKAFNMKKSQDTPINCNQIFNLPWKNEKNKLVLTKGVAGIGKTVSVQKFILDWAEGDANQDIDCMFLLPFREINLVKDGEYSFHELLLEFYPELDKLKETKIYEDYKLAFIFDGLDESRLPLDFNSKIVCSVTKKASVDALITNLVKGNILPSTQIWITSRPAAAHHIPSEHVSLFTEVRGFTDAQKEEYFKKRILDENKASKIIYHIKTSRSLYIMCHIPVFCWITATVLQAMLVENHGEDIPTTLTEMYIHFLLIQMNIKNQKYDMKYERDMKKLMESNREMILKLAKLAFEQLKKKNIMFYENDLRESGIDVTEDSEFSGICTEIFKQESVLHEEKVYCFIHLSVQEFLAALHVFCCYLNKNFDELQFFFDDYPPRPASVKLDLLLKKAVDRAKQNERGHLDLFLRFLLGISLESSQKFLNGLLPHTEKTKKSIDKVIQHIRQMQNKTVPVLSPETSINNFFCLLELKERSHYNQIKKYLNMEAFPERELSSSNCSALAYMLLMSEEVLDEFDPKKYNTSSAACRRLVPVVRCCRKALFAGCELTESCCEVVSVALQADNSPLRELDLSDNYSIGGGVKQLSDGLKSSHCKLEILRLAQCHFTQNSCTELVSALGSISSFLKELDLSGNDLEDSGLKQLLAGFQNSYCKLNTLRLGWCNLTEKSSALLSSILHCGSDHPLRVLDLSNNDLQDTGVKMLSAGLENPNCRLEILGLSGCSITEEGCSSLASALTSNPSHLKELDLTYNHPGESGVKLLSARLQDQQCKLLLKTDPKGEKFIKAGLKKYARVLTFDPNTAHQNLYLSDANRKVTNMNKNQQHPYHPDRFEMFSHVLCKDSQSDRCYWEVDFKDADCIIGVTYEEIQRKEFEISLCDPKAQFDSNPVSWCLRCISTGYEVCHDSVYIKIHAPDSKSSRIGVYLDWPAGKLSFYSISSDTQILNHIHTFQAAFQKPLYPAFTVHTGSVSLCQMN